One segment of Candidatus Polarisedimenticolia bacterium DNA contains the following:
- a CDS encoding glycosyltransferase, which translates to MSFSGLELSPFFYIVALFILVDALKVYLEIWNRPVRRSFTSDLTKVTALIPTHNGRMVIRETIEDLLRAGLPRHQILVVDDGSTDDTYQILERLGVRFYRIPNMGKVSAINFGIHRVQTPHVLLLDDDTRIGDAKIPTSLLDHFDAAAFNVVPDRRDRHGPKGSGLISCLQRYEYCKSMEIGRRFQDGTASISCVSGAIGLFKKERLQAFHHKHTGVFQGEDLQRTIIELLNEGNVVFVDETVWTVVPDRIGALARQRILYWYPAHYHLFFSYVKLLFGRLSRWRLRYEMIYNVFVVVTDPFRFWSLLMLFYLKQWEALGLIYVLYLLLELYPFFIIQKKIDSGYKYLVLALYPVFGLGNAALRTLSWFVWAYKRFVTGEMRRKSEKDRKWTGPKEA; encoded by the coding sequence CTTCTACATCGTCGCCCTGTTCATCCTCGTCGACGCGCTGAAGGTCTACCTCGAGATCTGGAACCGGCCGGTGCGGCGTTCCTTCACCTCGGACCTGACCAAGGTCACGGCCCTGATTCCGACGCACAACGGCCGTATGGTCATCCGGGAGACGATCGAGGACCTCCTCCGCGCCGGATTGCCGCGCCATCAGATACTGGTCGTGGACGACGGCTCGACCGACGACACCTATCAGATTCTCGAGAGACTCGGCGTTCGCTTCTACCGCATCCCCAACATGGGAAAGGTCTCGGCGATCAATTTCGGCATCCACCGGGTGCAGACACCCCATGTCCTTTTGCTCGACGACGACACGCGCATCGGCGATGCGAAGATCCCGACCTCCCTCCTGGATCATTTCGACGCGGCGGCCTTCAACGTCGTGCCCGATCGGCGCGACCGGCACGGACCCAAGGGTTCGGGGCTGATCTCCTGCCTGCAGCGCTACGAGTATTGCAAGTCGATGGAGATCGGCCGCCGTTTCCAGGACGGGACGGCCAGCATCAGCTGCGTGTCGGGCGCCATCGGCCTGTTCAAGAAGGAGCGCCTGCAGGCGTTTCATCACAAGCACACCGGCGTGTTCCAGGGCGAGGACCTGCAGCGGACGATCATCGAGCTCTTGAACGAGGGGAACGTGGTGTTCGTGGACGAGACCGTCTGGACCGTGGTCCCGGACCGCATCGGCGCCCTGGCCCGGCAGCGGATACTCTACTGGTACCCGGCCCACTACCACCTCTTTTTCTCGTACGTGAAGCTTCTCTTCGGACGCCTGTCCCGCTGGAGGCTGCGCTACGAGATGATCTACAACGTGTTCGTGGTGGTCACGGACCCGTTCCGCTTCTGGTCCCTGCTGATGCTTTTTTACCTGAAGCAGTGGGAGGCGCTCGGCCTGATCTACGTGCTGTACCTGCTGCTCGAGCTGTACCCGTTCTTCATCATCCAGAAGAAGATCGACAGCGGCTACAAGTACCTGGTGCTGGCGCTGTACCCGGTGTTCGGGCTCGGCAACGCCGCCCTGCGGACGCTGTCCTGGTTCGTGTGGGCGTACAAGCGATTCGTCACCGGCGAGATGCGCCGGAAATCGGAGAAGGATCGGAAATGGACCGGCCCGAAGGAAGCGTAG